A single Sylvia atricapilla isolate bSylAtr1 chromosome 11, bSylAtr1.pri, whole genome shotgun sequence DNA region contains:
- the RASSF1 gene encoding ras association domain-containing protein 1, giving the protein MELIELRELQPEPRPGRGRLERANALRISPARRPGPGAHPDPRLTAAPGAGHRFEPRRRGLHTWCDLCGDFVWGGGRKSLQCRHCSFTCHYRCRALVRLDCSGPPVAGDEDNGNEQVLEKDTNVDEPSEWEKTELDQAQVEQRIKEYNSQINSNLFMSLNKDGSYAGFIKVQLKLVRPVAVPATNRVPTLQAGRPHPQGVKRRTSFYLPKGTVKHLHILSHTRASEVIDALLRKFTVIDNPRKFALFERSEKDEQAYLRKLGDNEQPLRLRLLAGPSEKVLSFILKENETGEVNWDAFTLPELHNFLLILQREEEEHVRRLRHRYACCRQKMQEALAMRTPG; this is encoded by the exons ATGGAGCTCATCGAGCTGCGGGAGCTGCAGCCGgagccgcggccgggccggggccgcctgGAACGAGCCAACGCGCTGCGCATCAGCCCGGCCCGCCGGCCTGGCCCCGGGGCGCATCCTGACCCGCGGCTGACGGCGGCACCGGGCGCCGGGCACCGCTTCGAGCCGCGGCGCCGCGGGCTGCACACCTGGTGCGATCTCTGCGGGGACTTCGTCTGGGGCGGCGGCAGGAAGAGTCTCCAGTGCCGTC ACTGCAGCTTCACCTGCCATTACCGGTGCCGAGCCCTCGTGCGGCTGGACTGCAGTGGCCCCCCAGTTGCTGGTGATGAGGACAATGGCAATGAGCAGGTGTTGGAGAAGGACACCAACGTG GATGAGCCCAGCGAGTGGGAGAAGACAGAGCTGGATCAGGCGCAGGTGGAGCAGCGGATCAAGGAGTACAACAGCCAGATCAACAGCAACCTCTTCATGAGCCTG AACAAGGACGGCTCCTACGCCGGCTTCATCAAGGTGCAGCTAAAGCTGGTTCGCCCTGTCGCGGTGCCGGCCACCAATCGGGTCCCCACCCTGCAGGCGGGGCGGCCACACCCCCAGGGGGTGAAGCGCCGCACGTCCTTCTACCTGCCCAAGGGGACCGTCAAGCACCTGCACATCCTGTCGCACACCCGCGCCAGCGAGGTCATCGACGCCCTCCTCCGCAAGTTCACCGTCATCGACAACCCCCGCAAGTTCGCCCTCTTCGAGAGGTCTGAGAAGGATGAGCAAG CGTACCTGCGGAAGCTGGGTGACAATGAGCAGCCCCTGCGGCTGCGGCTGCTGGCCGGCCCTAGCGAGAAGGTGCTGAGCTTCATCCTGAAGGAGAACGAGACCGGAGAGGTGAAC TGGGATGCCTTCACGCTGCCGGAGCTGCACAACTTCCTGCTGATCCTgcagcgggaggaggaggagcacgTGCGCCGGCTGCGGCACCGCTATGCCTGCTGCCGCCAGAAGATGCAGGAGGCGCTGGCCATGCGCACGCCAGGGTGA
- the HYAL2 gene encoding hyaluronidase-2 isoform X2, whose protein sequence is MRGGCAAAVAVPWLALLALARQPPEKPSASPHLTRRPFLVAWNVPTQDCKPRFQVSFDFSIFDLYASPNEGFVGQNLTIFYKERLGLYPYYTRQGVAVNGGVPQNSSLSEHLARLQEGIDKYIRSSTKEGLAVIDWEEWRPVWARNWKPKDIYREVSQELVLRRQPTWPPEKVNKQAAFEFESAAQEFMVRTLRKAKSYRPKQLWGFYLFPDCYNHDYNKNKDSYTGQCPDVEKSRNDQLKWLWKESTALYPSIYLDPLLDSTPNSRKFVRARVMEAMRISQKHHDDYSLPVFVYTRPTYIRKLTVLSQADLISTIGESAALGAAGAILWGDAVDTKNRELCQLMKNYLEGDLGRYVVNVTTAAELCSTTLCQGRGRCLRQDSHADVFLHLNSTNFQLRRRDADHPERPLFWAEGQLSSADILFLRTHFHCHCYQGWQGSGCQTRAGPRSDAPGPLAPLGLGMLWLLASWCYLPLD, encoded by the exons ATGCGCGGGGGCTGCGCGGCGGCggtggctgtgccctggctggccctgctggccttGGCCCGGCAGCCCCCCGAGAAGCCGTCGGCCAGCCCCCATCTCACCCGTCGGCCCTTCCTGGTGGCCTGGAATGTGCCCACCCAGGACTGCAAGCCCCGCTTCCAGGTGTCCTTCGACTTCAGCATCTTCGACCTGTATGCCTCCCCCAACGAGGGCTTCGTGGGGCAGAACCTCACCATCTTCTACAAGGAACGCCTGGGGCTCTACCCCTACTACACCCGTCAAGGTGTGGCCGTCAATGGTGGTGTCCCCCAAAACAGCAGCCTGTCCGAGCATCTCGCCCGCCTGCAGGAGGGCATCGACAAGTACATCCGCTCATCCACCAAAGAAGGGCTGGCTGTCATCGACTGGGAGGAGTGGCGGCCTGTCTGGGCTCGCAACTGGAAGCCCAAGGATATCTACCGGGAGGTGTCACAGGAACTGGTGTTACGGCGTCAGCCCACCTGGCCCCCTGAGAAAGTGAACAAGCAGGCAGCGTTTGAGTTCGAGTCGGCTGCCCAGGAGTTCATGGTGAGAACCCTGCGCAAAGCCAAGAGCTATCGACCCAAACAGCTCTGGGGGTTCTACCTCTTCCCTGACTGCTACAACCACGACTACAACAAGAACAAGGACAGCTACACCGGGCAGTGCCCGGATGTGGAGAAGTCTCGCAATGACCAGCTGAAGTGGCTCTGGAAGGAGAGCACGGCACTCTACCCCTCCATCTACCTCGACCCGCTCCTGGACTCTACTCCCAACAGCCGCAAGTTTGTGCGGGCGAGGGTGATGGAGGCCATGCGCATCTCGCAGAAGCACCACGATGACTACTCCCTACCTGTCTTTGTCTACACCCGGCCCACCTACATCCGCAAGCTGACTGTGCTCAGCCAG gcagACCTGATCTCCACCATCGGAGAGAGCGCAGCACTGGGTGCAGCTGGGGCCATTTTGTGGGGTGATGCAGTTGACACCAAAAACCGG GAGTTGTGCCAGTTAATGAAAAACTACCTGGAGGGGGACCTGGGACGCTATGTGGTAAATGTCAcgacagcagcagagctctgcagcacgACACTGTGCCAGGGCCGGGGTCGCTGCCTGCGCCAGGACAGCCATGCTGATGTCTTCCTCCACCTCAACTCGACCAACTTCCAGCTGCGGCGCCGGGATGCTGACCACCCTGAACGCCCCCTCTTCTGGGCTGAGGGccagctctcctctgctgaCATACTCTTCCTACGGACCCACTTTCACTGCCACTGCtaccagggctggcagggcagtggctgCCAGACACGTGCTGGCCCCCGCAGTGACGCCCCTGGCCCTTTGGCACCGCTGGGACTTGGGATGCTGTGGCTGCTTGCAAGCTGGTGCTACCTGCCCCTGGACTGA
- the HYAL1 gene encoding hyaluronidase-1 encodes MASVWSCWIFLLLLPALTRAGGPSPVLVNRPFVTIWNIPTQQCAEKYNVTLSLEVFDVVANDQQSFTGQDITLFYSSKIGLFPYYTSKGVPINGGLPQNASLEAHIHQATQDIKMTLPSPDYGGLAVIDWEKWRPLWIRNWDSMKIYQQKSEELVQQQHPQWPPKEVEEMAKQQFEKSACDFMNKTLWLGESLRPSAYWGFYGFPDCYNNDFDSLPYNGTCPDVEQQRNKNLSWLWRSSRALYPSIYLPVCLNGTSKVLPYVRHRVAEAFAVQRGILDSGIPILPYSQIAFDYTLDFLSQEDLMNTIGESAAQGAAGIILWGSLDYSASKEMCLRLKDYVEGPLGHYIVNVTTSADLCSQTLCSGQGRCVRQDSQQGYLHLDPSRFTIDLHAGKPWVVAQSLEPGEDMSKVAREFTCQCYDKWQGPRCDTQGFAK; translated from the exons ATGGCATCCGTGTGGTCCTGCTGgatcttcctgctgctcctgcctgccctgacCCGTGCTGGGGGGCCCAGTCCTGTCCTCGTCAACCGCCCCTTTGTCACCATCTGGAACATCCCCACCCAGCAGTGTGCTGAGAAGTACAATGTTACCCTCAGCCTGGAGGTCTTCGATGTGGTGGCCAATGACCAGCAGTCCTTCACTGGGCAGGACATCACTCTCTTCTACAGCAGCAAGATAGGTCTCTTCCCCTATTACACATCTAAGGGGGTGCCAATTAATGGGGGGCTCCCCCAAAATGCCAGTCTGGAGGCTCACATCCACCAGGCCACCCAGGACATCAAGAtgaccctgcccagccctgacTATGGTGGGCTGGCTGTCATCGACTGGGAGAAGTGGCGCCCACTGTGGATCCGCAACTGGGACTCCATGAAGATCTATCAGCAGAAGTCGGAGGagctggtgcagcagcagcacccgCAGTGGCCCCCCAAGGAGGTGGAGGAGATGGCCAAGCAGCAATTTGAGAAGAGCGCCTGTGATTTCATGAACAAGACCTTGTGGCTGGGGGAGAGCCTCCGTCCCAGTGCCTACTGGGGCTTCTATGGTTTCCCTGACTGTTACAACAATGACTTTGATAGCCTGCCCTACAACGGGACGTGCCCAGatgtggagcagcagaggaacaagAATCTGTCCTGGCTCTGGAGGAGCAGCCGGGCGCTCTACCCCAGCATCTACCTGCCCGTCTGCCTCAATGGCACCAGCAAGGTGCTCCCCTACGTGCGGCACCGCGTGGCCGAGGCTTTCGCTGTCCAGCGTGGAATCCTTGACAGCGGCATCCCCATCCTGCCCTACTCCCAGATTGCCTTTGATTACACTCTGGACTTCCTTTCCCAG GAGGACCTGATGAACACCATTGGGGAGAGCGCggctcagggtgctgctggtATCATTCTCTGGGGCAGCCTGGATTACAGCGCCTCCAAG GAGATGTGCCTGAGGCTGAAGGACTACGTGGAGGGACCCCTGGGCCACTACATCGTCAATGTGACCACCAGTGCTGACCTGTGCAGCCAGACCCTGTGCTCTGGCCAGGGCCGCTGCGTGCGCCaggacagccagcagggctACCTGCACCTCGACCCCTCCCGCTTCACCATCGACCTGCATGCTGGCAAGCCTTGGGTGGTGGCTCAGAGCTTGGAGCCTGGGGAGGACATGTCCAAAGTGGCCAGGGAGTTCACCTGCCAGTGCTACGACAAGTGGCAGGGACCCCGCTGTGACACCCAGGGCTTTGCCAAGTGA
- the HYAL2 gene encoding hyaluronidase-2 isoform X1 produces the protein MKAVMRVPSGRMRGGCAAAVAVPWLALLALARQPPEKPSASPHLTRRPFLVAWNVPTQDCKPRFQVSFDFSIFDLYASPNEGFVGQNLTIFYKERLGLYPYYTRQGVAVNGGVPQNSSLSEHLARLQEGIDKYIRSSTKEGLAVIDWEEWRPVWARNWKPKDIYREVSQELVLRRQPTWPPEKVNKQAAFEFESAAQEFMVRTLRKAKSYRPKQLWGFYLFPDCYNHDYNKNKDSYTGQCPDVEKSRNDQLKWLWKESTALYPSIYLDPLLDSTPNSRKFVRARVMEAMRISQKHHDDYSLPVFVYTRPTYIRKLTVLSQADLISTIGESAALGAAGAILWGDAVDTKNRELCQLMKNYLEGDLGRYVVNVTTAAELCSTTLCQGRGRCLRQDSHADVFLHLNSTNFQLRRRDADHPERPLFWAEGQLSSADILFLRTHFHCHCYQGWQGSGCQTRAGPRSDAPGPLAPLGLGMLWLLASWCYLPLD, from the exons ATGAAAGCCGTCATGAGA GTCCCGTCGGGCAGGATGCGCGGGGGCTGCGCGGCGGCggtggctgtgccctggctggccctgctggccttGGCCCGGCAGCCCCCCGAGAAGCCGTCGGCCAGCCCCCATCTCACCCGTCGGCCCTTCCTGGTGGCCTGGAATGTGCCCACCCAGGACTGCAAGCCCCGCTTCCAGGTGTCCTTCGACTTCAGCATCTTCGACCTGTATGCCTCCCCCAACGAGGGCTTCGTGGGGCAGAACCTCACCATCTTCTACAAGGAACGCCTGGGGCTCTACCCCTACTACACCCGTCAAGGTGTGGCCGTCAATGGTGGTGTCCCCCAAAACAGCAGCCTGTCCGAGCATCTCGCCCGCCTGCAGGAGGGCATCGACAAGTACATCCGCTCATCCACCAAAGAAGGGCTGGCTGTCATCGACTGGGAGGAGTGGCGGCCTGTCTGGGCTCGCAACTGGAAGCCCAAGGATATCTACCGGGAGGTGTCACAGGAACTGGTGTTACGGCGTCAGCCCACCTGGCCCCCTGAGAAAGTGAACAAGCAGGCAGCGTTTGAGTTCGAGTCGGCTGCCCAGGAGTTCATGGTGAGAACCCTGCGCAAAGCCAAGAGCTATCGACCCAAACAGCTCTGGGGGTTCTACCTCTTCCCTGACTGCTACAACCACGACTACAACAAGAACAAGGACAGCTACACCGGGCAGTGCCCGGATGTGGAGAAGTCTCGCAATGACCAGCTGAAGTGGCTCTGGAAGGAGAGCACGGCACTCTACCCCTCCATCTACCTCGACCCGCTCCTGGACTCTACTCCCAACAGCCGCAAGTTTGTGCGGGCGAGGGTGATGGAGGCCATGCGCATCTCGCAGAAGCACCACGATGACTACTCCCTACCTGTCTTTGTCTACACCCGGCCCACCTACATCCGCAAGCTGACTGTGCTCAGCCAG gcagACCTGATCTCCACCATCGGAGAGAGCGCAGCACTGGGTGCAGCTGGGGCCATTTTGTGGGGTGATGCAGTTGACACCAAAAACCGG GAGTTGTGCCAGTTAATGAAAAACTACCTGGAGGGGGACCTGGGACGCTATGTGGTAAATGTCAcgacagcagcagagctctgcagcacgACACTGTGCCAGGGCCGGGGTCGCTGCCTGCGCCAGGACAGCCATGCTGATGTCTTCCTCCACCTCAACTCGACCAACTTCCAGCTGCGGCGCCGGGATGCTGACCACCCTGAACGCCCCCTCTTCTGGGCTGAGGGccagctctcctctgctgaCATACTCTTCCTACGGACCCACTTTCACTGCCACTGCtaccagggctggcagggcagtggctgCCAGACACGTGCTGGCCCCCGCAGTGACGCCCCTGGCCCTTTGGCACCGCTGGGACTTGGGATGCTGTGGCTGCTTGCAAGCTGGTGCTACCTGCCCCTGGACTGA
- the TUSC2 gene encoding tumor suppressor candidate 2 — MGASGSKSRGLWPFASPAAGGGGPEGPGGQQALARSRAARAATPFVFTRRGSMYYDEDGDLAHEFYEETIVTKNGRKRAKLKRIHKNLIPQGIVKLEHPRIHVDFPVIICEV; from the exons ATGGGCGCCAGCGGCTCCAAGTCGCGGGGGCTGTGGCCCTTCGCCAGCCcagcggcgggcggcggcggccccgagGGCCCCGGCGGGCAGCAGGCCCTGGCCCGGTCGCGGGCCGCGCGCGCCGCCACCCCCTTCGTGTTCACACGGCGCGG CTCCATGTATTACGATGAGGACGGGGATCTTGCTCACGAGTTCTACGAGGAGACAATCGTCACCAAGAACGGGAGGAAGCGCGCCAAGCTGAAGAGGATCCACAAGAACCTGATACCTCAG GGCATAGTGAAACTAGAGCATCCTCGCATTCACGTGGATTTCCCAGTGATTATCTGCGAGGTGTGA